The sequence TATTTATATCAACATAATTATTTCTTAAATAACATATATTATAAAAATTATAATATAATAAATATATTATTAATATATTTATTAAATAATATTTATTTTTACTTATATTAATATAAAAATTATTAATATAATTTTTAAAAATTAAACTTCTAAAAATTAAAGGGTGAACTTTTTGTCCCATTATATATTTTAATTTAATGCTAATTCTTTTATATTATATTTTATATATTTGGTATATATAAAATTACCTACTTTTTTATATAATTTATGTTTATTTATATAAATAGGTATAAATTTATATCCATTATATATTTTTATATATAAATTTAATAATTTTTTATAAATATATAAATTTTTATTATATATATTTAATACAATATTTTTATTATTATATTTATTATGTAAATTAATAAATATATATTTATTATTTAATGAAACTTTTAACCA comes from Plasmodium berghei strain NK65 ny genome assembly, organelle: plastid:apicoplast and encodes:
- the rps19 gene encoding apicoplast ribosomal protein S19, with translation MIKLYWLKVSLNNKYIFINLHNKYNNKNIVLNIYNKNLYIYKKLLNLYIKIYNGYKFIPIYINKHKLYKKVGNFIYTKYIKYNIKELALN